In the Cryptosporangium minutisporangium genome, GAGATCGCCGCCAGCACCGGCCCGAGTTTCTCCTCCGGCTCCCCAGGCACAGCAGCACCGTAGCTCGCCTACCTGCTGAGCAGGCTGATCGAGACCAGCCCCGGGTAGAGCGCGAACAGCACGGTGACCGGCAACACGAGGAAGACGACCGGGACCATCATCGCGATCTCCCGCCGTCCCCCGGTCGCCAGCAGCGCTCGTTTCCCGGCTTCTCGGGCGTCCGCGGCCTGGGCTCGGAGCACTTCGGCGAGCGGTGTGCCTCGATCGAGCGCGATCACGATGCCGTCCACGAACCGCACCAGCGGCTCCGACGCCGACCGGGCTCCCAGCCCTTCGAGCGCGGTGACCAAGCCGACTCCCGACCGGCTCTCGTCCACGACCCGGGTCAGTTCGCGACCCAGCTCGCCCCGGCTGACCAGGGCCACCCGGCGCAGCGCGGCCGCCGGCGCCTCCCCGGCGGTCACGGCCAGCGCGAGCAGCTCGGCGACCACCGGCAGTTCGGCGCGCAGCACCTCGGTACGACGTCGCACCCGGACCGACAGCCACCAGTCCGGCCCCAGCCCTCCGGCGAGCGCGCC is a window encoding:
- a CDS encoding type II secretion system F family protein; the encoded protein is GALAGGLGPDWWLSVRVRRRTEVLRAELPVVAELLALAVTAGEAPAAALRRVALVSRGELGRELTRVVDESRSGVGLVTALEGLGARSASEPLVRFVDGIVIALDRGTPLAEVLRAQAADAREAGKRALLATGGRREIAMMVPVVFLVLPVTVLFALYPGLVSISLLSR